From a single Pseudomonas triticicola genomic region:
- the lpxD gene encoding UDP-3-O-(3-hydroxymyristoyl)glucosamine N-acyltransferase, with amino-acid sequence MTVTIRLGQLAEHLGATLRGDPERQITGLATLQEAGPAQLSFLANPQYRKYLAGSQAAALLLKEADAEGFAGNALVVPDPYLAYARISHLFDPKPKAAGGIHPTAVIAADAVVDPSASIGPFVVIEAGARIAAQVTLGAHCVVGARSEIGEGGWLAPRVTLYHDVRIGKRVVIQSGAVIGGEGFGFANEKGVWQKIAQIGGVTIGDDVEIGVNTAIDRGALADTVIGNGVKLDNQIQIAHNVQVGDHTAMAACVGISGSTKIGKHCMLAGGVGLVGHIDICDNVFLTGMTMVTHSITEPGAYSSGTAMQPAAEWRKSAARIRQLDDIARRLKQLEKRVGEVTPDGNASSDG; translated from the coding sequence ATGACCGTGACTATCAGGCTCGGCCAGTTGGCCGAGCACCTCGGCGCCACCCTGCGTGGCGACCCCGAGAGGCAAATTACTGGGCTAGCCACTTTGCAAGAGGCTGGCCCAGCTCAGTTGAGCTTTCTGGCAAATCCCCAATACCGCAAATACCTGGCCGGTTCCCAGGCAGCGGCACTGCTGCTCAAGGAAGCCGACGCCGAGGGTTTTGCCGGTAATGCCCTGGTGGTGCCTGATCCTTACCTGGCCTATGCACGCATTTCGCATCTGTTCGATCCAAAGCCAAAAGCGGCTGGCGGGATTCACCCGACAGCGGTGATCGCGGCGGATGCGGTGGTTGACCCGAGTGCCAGCATCGGCCCGTTCGTGGTGATCGAAGCCGGAGCGCGAATCGCTGCACAGGTCACGTTGGGCGCGCATTGCGTAGTCGGCGCGCGCAGCGAAATCGGTGAAGGCGGCTGGCTGGCTCCGCGCGTCACGCTGTATCACGACGTGCGCATCGGCAAGCGTGTGGTTATTCAGTCCGGCGCAGTGATCGGCGGTGAGGGCTTCGGCTTCGCCAACGAGAAAGGTGTCTGGCAGAAAATCGCCCAGATCGGTGGCGTGACCATCGGCGACGATGTCGAGATCGGCGTGAACACCGCCATCGACCGCGGCGCTCTGGCCGATACCGTGATTGGCAATGGCGTGAAGCTCGACAACCAGATTCAGATCGCGCACAACGTCCAGGTCGGTGATCACACCGCCATGGCCGCGTGCGTTGGCATCTCTGGCAGCACCAAAATCGGCAAGCACTGCATGCTGGCCGGTGGTGTTGGTCTGGTCGGCCACATTGATATCTGCGACAACGTTTTCCTGACCGGGATGACCATGGTGACCCACTCGATTACCGAGCCGGGCGCCTATTCTTCCGGCACAGCCATGCAACCGGCGGCCGAATGGCGCAAAAGCGCGGCCCGCATCCGTCAGCTCGATGACATCGCGCGACGGTTGAAACAGCTGGAAAAGCGCGTTGGGGAAGTGACCCCTGACGGCAATGCTTCATCTGATGGCTGA
- the fabZ gene encoding 3-hydroxyacyl-ACP dehydratase FabZ, translated as MMDINEIREYLPHRYPFLLVDRVVELDTEGKRIRAYKNVSINEPFFNGHFPAHPIMPGVLIIEAMAQAAGILGFKMLDVKPADGTLYYFVGSDKLRFRQPVKPGDQLILEATFISCKRKIWKFECQASVDGKPVCSAEIICAEQKV; from the coding sequence ATGATGGACATCAACGAGATTCGCGAATACCTGCCTCACCGTTACCCGTTCCTGCTGGTGGACCGGGTGGTGGAACTGGACACTGAAGGCAAGCGAATTCGCGCCTACAAGAATGTCAGCATCAATGAGCCGTTCTTCAACGGTCACTTCCCTGCGCATCCAATCATGCCGGGCGTGCTGATCATCGAAGCGATGGCTCAGGCTGCCGGGATCCTCGGTTTCAAGATGCTCGACGTCAAACCGGCCGACGGCACCCTGTATTACTTCGTCGGTTCCGACAAGCTGCGCTTCCGCCAGCCAGTCAAGCCGGGCGATCAGTTGATCCTTGAAGCGACCTTCATCAGCTGCAAGCGCAAGATCTGGAAGTTCGAGTGCCAGGCTTCGGTGGACGGCAAGCCGGTCTGCTCGGCAGAAATCATCTGCGCGGAACAGAAAGTATGA
- the lpxB gene encoding lipid-A-disaccharide synthase: protein MASLRIALVAGEASGDILGAGLMRALKAQHPAVEFIGVGGPLMQAEGLTSYFPMERLSVMGLVEVLGRLRELLKRRKELIATLIAAKPDVFIGIDAPDFNLNIELKLRQAGIKTVHYVSPSVWAWRQKRVLKIREGCDLMLTLLPFEAKFYEEKGVPVRFVGHTLADTIPLEADRAAARAELGLPDGPLVALMPGSRGGEVSRLGALFLDTAERLRAMRPGVRFVIPCANPERRVQLEALLAGRDLPVALLDGKSHLALAACNAVLIASGTATLEALLYKRPMVVAYRLAPLTFWILKRMVKSPYVSLPNLLAQRLLVPELLQDDATVEALAQTLSPLIDGGDEQTRGFDEIHRTLRRDASNQAAQAVLDLIGKPQ from the coding sequence ATGGCCAGTCTGCGTATTGCGCTGGTGGCGGGTGAGGCTTCCGGTGACATTCTCGGCGCCGGCCTCATGCGTGCGCTCAAGGCTCAGCACCCGGCAGTCGAGTTCATCGGTGTCGGCGGTCCGCTGATGCAGGCCGAAGGCCTGACCTCGTACTTCCCCATGGAGCGCCTGTCGGTCATGGGCCTGGTCGAAGTCCTCGGGCGGCTGCGTGAATTGCTCAAGCGCCGCAAAGAGCTGATTGCCACACTGATTGCCGCAAAGCCAGACGTGTTCATCGGCATCGATGCGCCGGATTTCAACCTCAATATCGAACTCAAGCTGCGTCAGGCCGGGATCAAGACCGTGCATTACGTCAGCCCGTCGGTGTGGGCATGGCGGCAGAAACGGGTGCTGAAGATCCGCGAAGGCTGCGATCTAATGCTCACCCTGTTGCCGTTCGAAGCGAAATTCTACGAAGAGAAAGGCGTGCCGGTGCGTTTCGTCGGCCATACCTTGGCCGATACCATTCCGCTTGAGGCCGACCGCGCCGCTGCACGTGCCGAGCTGGGTTTGCCCGACGGTCCGCTGGTGGCGCTGATGCCGGGCAGCCGTGGCGGTGAAGTCAGTCGCCTCGGCGCGCTGTTCCTCGACACTGCCGAACGTCTGCGCGCCATGCGTCCGGGCGTGCGCTTTGTCATTCCTTGTGCAAACCCGGAACGCCGGGTGCAGCTCGAGGCTTTGCTCGCTGGCCGGGATTTGCCGGTGGCATTGCTCGACGGTAAATCCCATCTGGCCCTGGCCGCGTGCAACGCGGTGTTGATCGCCTCCGGCACTGCTACCCTTGAAGCGCTGCTGTACAAGCGGCCGATGGTGGTGGCCTATCGGTTGGCGCCGCTGACGTTCTGGATTCTCAAACGCATGGTCAAAAGCCCATACGTGTCTCTGCCCAACTTGCTCGCTCAGCGCTTGCTGGTGCCGGAGCTGTTGCAGGATGATGCGACTGTCGAGGCCTTGGCGCAGACGCTGTCGCCATTGATCGATGGCGGTGATGAACAGACCCGTGGCTTCGACGAGATCCACCGCACGCTGCGGCGCGATGCCTCCAATCAGGCGGCGCAAGCCGTCCTTGACCTGATCGGCAAACCACAATGA
- the rnhB gene encoding ribonuclease HII — translation MQMGLDFTLVAEVEELVAGVDEVGRGPLCGAVVTAAVILDPNRPILGLDDSKKLTEAKREKLYDEICEKALSWCIARAEVEEIDDLNILHATMLAMQRAVAGLHIQPKLAMIDGNRCPHLPMRAEAVIQGDGKVPAIAAASILAKVSRDREMAAFELIYPGYGIGGHKGYPTPVHLEALARLGPTPIHRRSFAPVRLAYEARESLTQV, via the coding sequence ATGCAGATGGGCCTGGATTTCACACTGGTCGCCGAAGTCGAAGAACTGGTCGCCGGTGTCGATGAAGTCGGTCGTGGCCCGTTGTGCGGTGCGGTGGTGACGGCGGCGGTGATTCTCGATCCAAACCGGCCGATCCTCGGCCTCGACGATTCGAAAAAACTCACCGAAGCCAAGCGCGAAAAGCTCTACGACGAGATCTGCGAAAAGGCCCTGAGCTGGTGCATCGCCCGCGCCGAAGTCGAAGAAATCGACGATCTGAATATCCTCCACGCAACCATGCTGGCCATGCAGCGCGCGGTTGCCGGTCTGCACATTCAGCCAAAGCTGGCGATGATCGACGGTAACCGCTGCCCGCATCTGCCGATGCGTGCCGAAGCGGTGATTCAGGGCGACGGCAAGGTGCCGGCGATCGCGGCGGCGTCGATTCTGGCCAAGGTCAGTCGTGACCGCGAGATGGCGGCATTCGAATTGATCTACCCGGGCTACGGCATCGGCGGCCACAAAGGCTACCCGACGCCCGTTCATCTGGAAGCACTGGCGCGGCTCGGCCCGACGCCGATTCACCGCCGCTCGTTTGCCCCGGTACGCCTGGCTTACGAGGCGCGGGAAAGCCTGACGCAGGTTTAG
- the lpxA gene encoding acyl-ACP--UDP-N-acetylglucosamine O-acyltransferase, giving the protein MSLIDPRAIIDPSAVLADGVEVGPWSIIGAGVEIGEGTVIGPHVILKGPTRIGKHNRIYQFSSVGEDTPDLKYKGEETRLVIGDHNVIREGVTIHRGTVQDRSETTLGDHNLIMAYAHIGHDSVIGNHCILVNNTALAGHVHVDDWAILSGFTLVHQYCHIGAHSFSGMGTAIGKDVPAFVTVFGNPAEARSMNFEGMRRRGFSEDAIHALRRAYKTVYRQGLTVEQALAELAEPSAQFPEVAVFRDSIQASTRGITR; this is encoded by the coding sequence ATGAGTTTGATTGACCCTCGCGCAATCATCGATCCGTCCGCCGTTCTGGCTGACGGCGTCGAGGTCGGCCCGTGGTCGATCATCGGCGCAGGTGTGGAAATCGGCGAGGGTACCGTGATCGGGCCACACGTGATCCTCAAGGGGCCGACCCGCATTGGTAAGCACAATCGCATCTACCAGTTTTCTTCGGTAGGCGAAGACACCCCGGATCTGAAGTACAAAGGCGAGGAAACCCGCCTGGTGATCGGCGACCACAACGTCATCCGTGAAGGCGTGACCATTCACCGTGGCACCGTGCAGGACCGTTCGGAAACCACCCTGGGTGATCACAACCTGATCATGGCCTATGCCCACATCGGCCATGACAGCGTCATCGGCAACCACTGCATTCTGGTCAACAACACTGCGTTGGCCGGGCATGTACACGTTGACGACTGGGCGATCCTCTCCGGTTTCACCCTGGTGCATCAGTACTGCCACATCGGCGCCCACAGCTTTTCCGGCATGGGCACGGCGATCGGCAAGGACGTTCCGGCGTTCGTCACCGTATTCGGCAACCCTGCCGAAGCGCGCAGCATGAACTTCGAAGGCATGCGCCGTCGCGGTTTCAGCGAAGACGCCATTCATGCGCTGCGCCGCGCTTACAAGACCGTCTACCGCCAGGGCCTGACGGTCGAACAGGCGCTGGCCGAACTGGCAGAGCCGTCTGCACAGTTCCCTGAAGTCGCCGTGTTCCGCGATTCGATCCAGGCGTCGACTCGCGGCATCACCCGCTGA
- the dnaE gene encoding DNA polymerase III subunit alpha, with the protein MPASFVHLRLHTEYSLVDGLVRIKPLVKALTAMNMPAVAVTDQNNMCSLVKFYKNAMGAGIKPICGADLWLANKDPDAPLSRLSLLVMNAQGYRNLTELISRGFIEGQRNGMVIVEREWVAEANEGLIMLSAAKEGEIGMAMIGGNPAEAEALAREWMAVFPDRFYLEIQRTNRPNDEEQLHGAVALADKLGAPLVATNDVRFIKQEDFAAHETRVCIGEGRALDDPRRSKNYSDQQYLKSAEEMLELFSDIPDAIENTVEIAKRCNIDVKLGTHFLPNFPIPDGMTIDEYFRKVSFEGLEERLAVLLPKDTTEDYEAKRQVYVDRLNFELDIIIQMGFPGYFLIVMDFIQWAKNNGVPVGPGRGSGAGSLVAYVQKITDLDPLEYDLLFERFLNPERVSMPDFDVDFCMDGRDRVIDYVAEKYGRNAVSQIITFGSMAAKAVVRDVARVQGKSYGLADRLSKMIPFEVGMTLEKAYEQEEILRDFIKVDEEAAEIWEMARKLEGVVRNVGKHAGGVVIAPTKLTDFSPIYCDEAGDGLVTQFDKDDVEAAGLVKFDFLGLRTLTIIDWALKTINRDRAKVNEPPLDIAFIPLDDKPTYQLLQKAETTAVFQLESRGMKELIKKLKPDCLEDLIALVALFRPGPLQSGMVDDFINRKHGRAELAYPHSDYQYDGLKPVLAPTYGIILYQEQVMQIAQVMAGYTLGGADMLRRAMGKKKPEEMAKQRGGFIEGCATNGIDADLAGNIFDLVEKFAGYGFNKSHSAAYGLVSYQTAWLKAHYPAPFMAAVLSADMHNTDKVVTLIEEVRTMKLRLDAPDVNTSEFKFTVNDDGRIVYGLGAIKGVGEGPVEAITEARQAGPFKDLFDFCARVDLKRINKRTLDGLIRSGALDRLGPYFHDEQKAYQANIDRNRAVLLAAMEEAIKAAEQTARTHDSGHADLFGGLFVEEDADVYASHRKAKELTLKERLKGEKDTLGLYLTGHPIDEYEGEIRRFARQRIIDLKPARDTQTVAGMIIALRVMKNKKGDKMGFITLDDRSGRIEASLFADAFHSAQSLLQTDAMVVVEGEVSNDDFSGGLRLRVKRVMSMEDARTNLAESLRLKLHTQDLKGDQLRWLGELLKRHRGACPVTMEYTSPDAKTLLQFGETWRIDPADALIQALRDQFGRDNVFLQYR; encoded by the coding sequence ATGCCGGCTTCATTCGTTCATCTACGCCTGCACACTGAATACTCCCTGGTCGACGGGCTGGTGCGGATCAAGCCGCTGGTCAAGGCGCTGACCGCCATGAACATGCCGGCGGTCGCGGTCACCGACCAGAACAACATGTGTTCCCTGGTCAAGTTCTATAAAAACGCCATGGGCGCCGGCATCAAGCCGATCTGCGGCGCCGACCTGTGGCTGGCGAACAAGGATCCGGATGCACCGCTGAGCCGCCTCAGCCTGCTGGTGATGAACGCTCAGGGTTATCGCAATCTCACCGAATTGATCTCGCGCGGCTTTATCGAAGGCCAGCGCAACGGCATGGTCATCGTCGAGCGCGAGTGGGTGGCCGAGGCCAACGAAGGTTTGATCATGCTGTCCGCCGCCAAAGAAGGCGAGATCGGCATGGCCATGATCGGCGGCAACCCGGCGGAAGCCGAGGCCTTGGCGCGCGAGTGGATGGCGGTGTTCCCGGATCGTTTCTATCTGGAAATCCAGCGCACCAACCGCCCCAACGATGAAGAGCAACTGCACGGCGCCGTGGCGCTGGCCGACAAGCTTGGCGCGCCGCTGGTGGCTACCAACGATGTGCGCTTCATCAAGCAGGAAGACTTCGCCGCCCACGAAACCCGCGTGTGCATCGGTGAGGGCCGCGCCCTTGATGACCCGCGTCGTTCGAAGAATTACAGCGATCAGCAATACCTGAAAAGCGCCGAGGAAATGCTCGAGCTGTTCAGCGATATCCCCGACGCGATCGAAAATACCGTCGAGATCGCCAAGCGCTGCAACATCGATGTGAAGCTGGGCACACACTTCCTGCCCAACTTCCCGATCCCCGATGGCATGACCATCGACGAATATTTCCGCAAGGTCTCCTTCGAAGGTCTCGAAGAGCGCCTGGCGGTGCTGCTGCCCAAAGACACCACCGAAGACTACGAAGCCAAGCGCCAGGTCTACGTCGACCGCTTGAATTTCGAGCTGGATATCATCATCCAGATGGGCTTCCCCGGTTACTTCCTGATCGTGATGGACTTTATCCAGTGGGCCAAGAACAACGGCGTACCGGTAGGTCCGGGCCGTGGGTCGGGTGCCGGATCGCTGGTGGCTTACGTACAGAAGATCACCGACCTCGACCCGCTGGAATATGACCTGCTGTTCGAACGTTTCCTCAACCCGGAGCGGGTTTCCATGCCCGACTTCGACGTCGACTTCTGCATGGACGGCCGTGACCGCGTTATCGATTACGTGGCCGAGAAGTACGGCCGCAATGCGGTGAGCCAGATCATCACCTTCGGTTCCATGGCCGCCAAGGCTGTGGTCCGTGACGTGGCGCGGGTGCAAGGCAAGTCCTACGGCCTGGCGGATCGTCTGTCGAAGATGATTCCGTTCGAAGTCGGCATGACCCTGGAAAAAGCCTACGAGCAGGAAGAGATCCTGCGTGACTTCATCAAGGTCGATGAAGAAGCGGCGGAAATCTGGGAGATGGCGCGCAAGCTCGAGGGCGTGGTGCGTAACGTCGGCAAACACGCCGGTGGTGTGGTGATCGCGCCGACCAAATTGACCGACTTCTCGCCGATCTATTGCGACGAGGCCGGTGACGGTCTGGTGACCCAGTTCGACAAGGACGACGTTGAGGCCGCCGGTCTGGTGAAGTTCGACTTCCTCGGCCTGCGTACCCTGACGATCATCGACTGGGCACTGAAAACCATCAACCGCGACCGCGCCAAGGTCAACGAGCCGCCGCTGGATATCGCTTTTATCCCGCTGGACGACAAACCGACCTACCAGTTGCTGCAAAAAGCCGAAACCACGGCGGTGTTCCAGCTTGAATCCCGAGGCATGAAAGAGCTGATCAAAAAGCTCAAGCCCGACTGCCTGGAAGACTTGATCGCACTGGTGGCACTGTTCCGTCCCGGTCCGCTGCAATCGGGCATGGTGGACGACTTCATCAACCGTAAGCACGGTCGCGCCGAACTGGCCTATCCGCACTCCGACTACCAGTACGACGGCCTCAAGCCGGTACTGGCGCCGACTTACGGCATCATCCTGTATCAGGAACAGGTGATGCAGATTGCCCAGGTCATGGCCGGTTACACCCTCGGTGGTGCGGACATGCTGCGTCGGGCGATGGGTAAGAAAAAGCCTGAAGAAATGGCCAAGCAGCGCGGCGGTTTCATTGAGGGTTGCGCAACCAACGGGATCGACGCGGATCTTGCCGGTAACATTTTCGACCTGGTGGAAAAATTCGCCGGTTACGGCTTCAACAAATCCCACTCCGCCGCCTACGGCCTGGTGTCGTACCAGACCGCTTGGCTCAAAGCCCATTACCCGGCGCCGTTCATGGCCGCGGTACTCTCGGCGGATATGCACAACACCGACAAGGTCGTGACCTTGATCGAAGAAGTGCGGACGATGAAGCTGCGCCTCGACGCGCCGGACGTGAACACTTCGGAGTTCAAGTTCACGGTGAACGACGACGGCCGCATCGTTTACGGCCTCGGCGCGATCAAAGGCGTCGGTGAAGGTCCGGTGGAAGCGATCACCGAAGCGCGTCAGGCCGGTCCGTTCAAGGATCTGTTCGATTTCTGCGCGCGGGTCGACCTCAAGCGCATCAACAAACGAACTCTTGATGGCTTGATTCGCAGCGGCGCGCTGGATCGCCTCGGCCCGTATTTCCACGACGAACAAAAGGCCTATCAGGCCAACATCGACCGTAACCGCGCGGTACTGCTAGCGGCGATGGAAGAGGCGATCAAGGCTGCCGAGCAGACTGCGCGGACCCACGACTCTGGCCACGCCGACCTGTTTGGCGGCTTGTTCGTCGAAGAGGATGCCGATGTTTATGCGTCCCATCGCAAGGCCAAGGAGCTGACCCTCAAGGAACGTCTCAAGGGTGAAAAAGACACTCTGGGCCTGTACCTGACCGGCCACCCGATCGACGAATACGAAGGTGAAATCCGCCGCTTCGCCCGCCAGCGCATCATCGACCTGAAGCCGGCGCGCGACACGCAAACCGTAGCGGGGATGATCATTGCCCTGCGGGTGATGAAGAACAAGAAGGGCGACAAGATGGGTTTCATCACCCTCGACGACCGCTCCGGGCGGATCGAAGCGTCGCTGTTTGCCGATGCGTTCCATTCGGCGCAATCGCTGCTGCAGACCGACGCGATGGTGGTGGTCGAAGGCGAAGTCAGCAATGACGACTTCTCCGGCGGCCTGCGCCTGCGGGTCAAGCGGGTGATGAGCATGGAGGATGCGCGGACCAATCTGGCCGAAAGCCTGCGCCTGAAGCTGCACACCCAGGATCTCAAAGGCGATCAGCTACGCTGGTTGGGCGAACTGCTCAAGCGTCATCGCGGCGCGTGCCCGGTGACCATGGAGTACACCAGCCCGGATGCGAAGACCTTGCTGCAGTTCGGCGAGACCTGGCGGATCGACCCGGCGGATGCCTTGATTCAAGCCCTGCGTGACCAGTTCGGGCGAGACAACGTCTTCCTCCAATACCGTTGA
- a CDS encoding OmpH family outer membrane protein has product MRKLTQLVLLASVLVAGPAFADMKIAVLNYQMALLESDAAKKYAVDAEKKFGPQLTKLKTLESSAKGIQDRLMAGGDKMQQGERERLELEFKQKARDFQFQSKELNEAKAVADREMLKQLKPKLDSAVEEVIKKGGFDLVFERGAVIDVKPQYDITRQVIERMNQLK; this is encoded by the coding sequence GTGCGTAAGTTGACTCAATTGGTTCTCCTGGCCTCCGTACTGGTGGCAGGCCCGGCGTTCGCCGACATGAAAATTGCCGTGCTGAACTATCAGATGGCACTGCTGGAATCCGACGCGGCGAAGAAGTATGCCGTGGATGCCGAGAAGAAGTTCGGTCCGCAACTGACCAAGCTGAAAACCCTGGAAAGCAGCGCCAAAGGCATTCAGGACCGTCTGATGGCCGGTGGCGACAAAATGCAGCAGGGCGAGCGTGAGCGTCTGGAGCTGGAATTCAAGCAAAAGGCCCGCGACTTCCAGTTCCAGTCCAAGGAGCTGAACGAAGCCAAAGCCGTTGCTGACCGCGAAATGCTCAAGCAGCTGAAGCCGAAGCTGGACAGCGCTGTGGAAGAAGTCATCAAGAAGGGTGGTTTTGACCTGGTGTTCGAGCGTGGCGCAGTCATCGATGTCAAACCTCAGTACGACATCACGCGCCAGGTTATCGAGCGCATGAATCAGCTGAAGTAA
- a CDS encoding acetyl-CoA carboxylase carboxyltransferase subunit alpha: MNPNFLDFEQPIADLQAKIEELRLVGNDNSLNIGDEISRLQDKSRTLTEDIFGKLTSWQIARLARHPKRPYTLDYIEHIFTEFDELHGDRHFSDDAAIVGGIARLEDQPVMIIGHQKGREVREKVRRNFGMPRPEGYRKACRLMEMAERFKMPILTFIDTPGAYPGIDAEERNQSEAIAWNLRVMARLKTPIIATVIGEGGSGGALAIGVCDQLNMLQYSTYAVISPEGCASILWKTAEKAPDAAEAMGITAERLKGLGIVDKVIGEPLGGAHRDPAAAAASIRAELSSQLAMLKQFDNEALLKRRYDRLMSYGL; the protein is encoded by the coding sequence ATGAACCCGAATTTTCTAGATTTCGAACAGCCGATCGCCGACCTGCAAGCCAAGATCGAAGAGTTGCGCTTGGTCGGTAATGACAATTCGCTGAATATCGGCGATGAGATCTCCCGCCTGCAGGACAAGAGCAGGACGCTGACCGAAGACATCTTCGGCAAGCTGACCAGCTGGCAGATCGCACGCCTGGCGCGTCACCCGAAACGCCCGTATACCCTCGATTATATCGAGCACATCTTCACCGAGTTCGACGAACTGCACGGCGACCGTCACTTCTCCGACGACGCTGCCATCGTTGGCGGTATCGCCCGTCTGGAAGACCAGCCGGTGATGATTATCGGCCACCAGAAGGGCCGTGAAGTGCGTGAGAAAGTTCGCCGCAACTTCGGCATGCCGCGTCCGGAAGGCTACCGCAAGGCCTGCCGTCTGATGGAGATGGCCGAGCGCTTCAAGATGCCGATCCTGACTTTCATCGACACCCCGGGTGCCTACCCTGGCATCGACGCTGAAGAGCGCAACCAGAGCGAAGCGATTGCCTGGAACCTGCGTGTGATGGCGCGGTTGAAGACCCCGATCATCGCCACCGTAATTGGTGAGGGTGGTTCCGGCGGCGCACTGGCCATCGGCGTTTGCGACCAACTGAACATGCTGCAATATTCGACCTACGCGGTGATCTCGCCGGAAGGTTGCGCGTCGATCCTGTGGAAAACCGCCGAGAAAGCACCGGATGCCGCTGAAGCAATGGGCATCACCGCAGAGCGTCTGAAAGGCCTGGGTATCGTCGACAAGGTGATCGGCGAGCCACTGGGCGGCGCCCATCGTGACCCGGCTGCTGCCGCCGCTTCGATCCGCGCCGAGCTGAGCTCGCAACTGGCGATGCTCAAGCAGTTCGATAACGAAGCGCTGCTCAAGCGCCGTTATGATCGCCTGATGAGCTACGGTCTCTAA